In a single window of the Bacillus clarus genome:
- a CDS encoding YbjQ family protein, whose translation MIVTTTSTIQGKEIIEYIDIVNGEAIMGANIVRDLFASVRDVVGGRSGAYESKLKEARDIAMEEMKTLARQKNANAIVGIDVDYEVIREGMLMVAVSGTAVRI comes from the coding sequence ATGATCGTAACAACAACTTCTACAATTCAAGGAAAAGAGATCATTGAATATATTGATATCGTCAATGGAGAAGCAATTATGGGTGCGAATATCGTTCGGGATCTTTTTGCCTCTGTTCGTGACGTTGTCGGTGGCCGCTCAGGTGCTTACGAAAGTAAATTAAAAGAAGCCCGTGATATTGCAATGGAAGAGATGAAAACTCTCGCAAGACAAAAAAATGCGAATGCAATTGTCGGCATCGACGTGGACTATGAAGTTATTCGCGAAGGTATGCTAATGGTTGCGGTAAGTGGGACTGCTGTCCGTATATAA